AAAGGGATATTTGCAGTATTATGAAGCATTTAATAATGAAGCGATTCTTCTCGACAGCGTTCAGTTTTATTTAAATAAGGTAAAAAACAAAGATGATCTTTATCGCAAAGCGCTGATACATCTTAATTATTTAAAAGGTAATTTCAAACAAATAGTTGATCTTTCCACTCAATTTGATTCTCAAAGGATAGATATGTGGACAGCTTATCGCATTGGTGAAGCCTATTTGTCAGCAGGGAAATATCCTTCGGCAGTTAATTATTTTTCAACAGCGGTCTCCTTACAACCACTCAATCTCGATTACAATTTTAAGCTTGCTACTGCACAATTATTTTCAGGTGATATAAATGCTGCGGAGGAAAAATATCTTTTCATAATAAGTGAAAATCCTACATATTATTTAGCCTGGAACAATCTCGGTGTTATACAAATGAATTCCGGTCGTTTGAAAGAAGCGGAACAAAGTTTTTTAAAATGCATTCGATTAGATCCTGATTATATCAATGCACGAATAAAACTTGCTGAACTATATCTCAACACCAGACAGAAAACCAAAGCCACAGAACTGATCGATTACTTAAAGGAAATGTATCCTGATGACGCCACAGTTAATCAACTTCTGTTGAAACTGAGATCAATTTAGTGCTATATTTGCGGGGAATTGAAGAAAAAATGAAGCTTTTACCTGCTAAGTTAAGAAGAACCATCATCAACAGGTATATCCTTTTTGTAGAGAAATCGAAACATACCAGTATTCCTGGATTTGATAAGATTCCTATTTATGATGTAGTTACCTTTTTCAGGCAGGAGATCAAACGCGATCAATTGCCGGTGCGAGCATCTGCAATTTCCTTTAATTTTTTGCTGGCAATATTTCCATCCATTATATTTTTATTTACATTAATTCCGTATATCCCCATTGGAGGATTAGATATTATTATCCATAAATTTTTTAAGGATGTTTTACCGGACAGTGGTTATACATTTCTGGAATCAACTATTACAGGCATAACTGATATCAAACGCGGAGGATTATTATCCATTGGTTTTGTGTTTGCATTTTATTTCTCTACCAATGGAGTGAGAATGCTCATCCTCACTTTTAATAAGGACCATACCATATATGCCAGAAGGGGATTTTGGCGAAACAGGCTGGCTTCGATGCGACTTACATTTTACTTATTTATTTTATTTTTCTTTTCTCTAATTCTAATCATCACCGGTGACAATGTAGTAAATTGGGTAGGAGAATTAATTCATTGGCAGGATAAAACAGGTAAATTATTTTTAACCATAGTACAATACGCGATTTTACTGATGTTATTTTTTTCAGGCATCTCTTTAATTTATTATTATGGACCTGCAGTAAAACACCGATGGCGTTTTGTTACTCCGGGAGCAACGTTTGCAACCATTTTTTCCATACTCACCTCCTTGGTTTTTGGATATCTTGCAAATAATTTCTTATCGTATAACGAATTATATGGCTCCATTGGAACCTTAGTTGTTTTAATGATCTGGATCAATCTGAATTCACTTGTTTTATTAGTTGGTTTTGAAATAAATAACAGCATTGATATGAATAGGGTGTTGCGTCAAAAGATTCAAAAAGAAGAGGAACTTCCCTCCTTTTAAAGTTTATAGAACTGCTATAACACAATTTAACATCTAAATGACATTTTTTAGCGTTGTTTCTTCTAATATTGAAGTTTGATGGCAACTCAACCTCATTTCGATACCTGGACCATTCTTTTTTTGATATCCGCCATACATGGATTTGTACTTTCATTTATGTTATTCCGACATGAAAATGGGAATTTTAAAGCGAATAAAATTTTGGCAAGCATCATTATTTTG
The genomic region above belongs to Bacteroidota bacterium and contains:
- a CDS encoding YihY/virulence factor BrkB family protein — its product is MKLLPAKLRRTIINRYILFVEKSKHTSIPGFDKIPIYDVVTFFRQEIKRDQLPVRASAISFNFLLAIFPSIIFLFTLIPYIPIGGLDIIIHKFFKDVLPDSGYTFLESTITGITDIKRGGLLSIGFVFAFYFSTNGVRMLILTFNKDHTIYARRGFWRNRLASMRLTFYLFILFFFSLILIITGDNVVNWVGELIHWQDKTGKLFLTIVQYAILLMLFFSGISLIYYYGPAVKHRWRFVTPGATFATIFSILTSLVFGYLANNFLSYNELYGSIGTLVVLMIWINLNSLVLLVGFEINNSIDMNRVLRQKIQKEEELPSF